CTTTGAGCACGCCAAGCACATGAAGGGCAACACTGGCGAACAGTTGTTGATCCTGTGCGAGCGTCGCTTGGACAACTTCGTCCGTCGCGCTGGTCTGGCTCTGACCCGTCCGCAAGCTCGCCAGGGGATCGTTCACGGTCACTTCCTGGTCAATGGCGCCAAGGTCGACAAGCCGTCGTACCAACTGCGTCCGGGCGACATCGTCAGCGTTCGCAACCGCGAAAAGCTGCAAGTCATGTATCGCAGCATCTTGGGCGAAAATGGCAGCCAAATCGCCGCCTTCGCTTCGCAAGATCAGGAAACGCTGTCGGCCACCTTCGACTCGATTCCGACGGCCGAAGACGTCAGCTTGCCGGTAGACGTCAACATCGTGGTCGAATTTATGTCGCGCTAACCCGACGACTCGCTGGCCAAGCAATTACGAATTTCCAAAGGGATTTTTAGGTGTGACCCACATCGAAGAATCCCTTTTTTTTATGTCCCAGCGATCGAAAGAAGACTCGCTTCGATCGTTAGACAAGCGCTGAAAGAAACGACATGAGCCACACGCAGCTTGCTGTTTTGGGAGGTGGTCCTGGTGGGTACGCCGCCGCCTTTCTCGCCGCCGACCACGGTATGGAAGTCACCCTGATCGAGCAGGAGCCGCGTCTGGGCGGCACATGCTTGTTGCGAGGGTGTATCCCGTCGAAAGCCTTGCTTCACGTCGCCAAGGTGATCGACGAAACCTACGAACTGCACGACGAATGGGGCGTCTCGTTCGGATCGCCGCAGATCGATCTCGATAAGCTCCGCGCTCGCAAAGACAAAGTCATCGAGCAAATGTCGGGCGGGCTCAAGCAGCTGGCCAAACGCCGTAAGGTCAACGTTATTCAGGCCCGCGGCAAGTTTCTCGATAGCAACACGCTGGAACTGACCGGCGATAGCTCGACGATTCCGGAAGGGGGCAAGCTGACCTTCGACAAGTGCGTCATCGCGACTGGTTCGATCGCGGCGGTTCCGCCGGCGTTCCAGCTCGACTCGGATCGCGTGATGGATTCGACCGGCGCGCTGCAACTGCAGGAAGTGCCTGAAACGATGCTGGTCATCGGCGGCGGCTACATCGGCCTGGAAATGGGGAGCGTTTACGCCAACCTCGGTACCCAGGTCAGCGTTGTCGAATTGACTGACGGCCTGCTGCCGGGCGCCGACCGCAACCTGGTCAAGCCGCTGCAGAAGCGGATCGAAACCTTGTTTGAAGGGCGTTTGCACCTGGGGACGAAGGTCGGTTCGATCGGCATTCGCGGCGACAAGGTCGAAGTCGCCTTTGAAGGGCCCGGCAAGTTCGGCACCGAGCAGTACGATCGCGTCCTCGTCTCGATCGGCCGCTGGCCCAACACCAAAGACATCGGTCTGGAAAACACCAAGGTCTCGGTCGACAAGCGAGGCTTCATCGGCGTCAACGGTCAGCTGCAGACCGACGATCCGAACCTGATGGCGATCGGCGACGTGACCGGCAATCCGATGCTGGCCCACAAGGCGACCCACGAAGGCCGCACTGCGATCGAAGCGTTGCTGGGCCACCCGGTCGAATTCAAGCCGGCTGCGATTCCGGCGGTGATCTTCACCGATCCCGAAATCGCCTGGGCTGGTCTGATGGAAGAAGAAGCGAAGGCCGCCGGTCGCGAAGTTGAAGTCGTGATGTATCCGTGGGCCGCCAGCGGTCGCGCTCAGTCGCTGGGGCGCTCGGACGGTATGACCAAATGGGTCGTCGATCCCGAAACCAAGGTCGTCTTGGGCTGCGGCATCGTCGGGCCCGGCGCCGGCGAATTGATCGGCGAAGCGGTCCTGGCCATCGAAATGCGGGCCGAAGTGGGGGATATCGCGGCGTCGATTCACCCCCACCCGACCCTCAGCGAAACCGTCATGAATGCGGCCGAAGTCTTCTTCGGAACGGCGACCGAGATTTACAAGCCGAAACGCTAATCGGCGTAAGTCTTTACGGTTAAGCGGATTACGCTGGGCTCCCGTTTTCGGCGCGGAGCCCTTTTCTAACTCGACGTTTCGGCGGAGAATACCGGAACGTCTGATTGTGTGGATTTTGCCGCAGGATCTGGTGAGGCGACTGCCGCCTCCCTAGCGTCCAAAGTGAATGGCGGCCTATACTTAAGACTCGTTCGGGGATTGGCGCAGGCAGCGCCGGTCTCGAATCCGACTGCTGGATCGGATTTTCCGCCTTCCGTGCGAAGGTGGGCGGTCGTGGCGCCCCAAGTTGGCGCCTCCGCAGTTTCCAAAATGCAAGCGAGGAAAGATTGATGGCAGAAGCCAAGTTGATGCCCGCCGAAGAAAACATTTTGCGTCAAAACCCGGCGGCTCACTCGCAAGATTCCGACCCAAGCGAGACCAAAGAATGGCTCGACTCGTTGGATTACATCATTGAGAGCAAAGGGGGCGATCGGGTTCGCTACCTTCTGTCGGCTCTCGAAAATCGTGCTCATGCCCGCGGCGTTGATCTGCCGTTTGCGGCGAACACCCCGTACATCAACACGATTCACTCCAGCCAACAGCCGGTCTACCCGGGCAACCGCGAATTTGAACGCCGCATCAAAAGCGTCATTCGCTGGAACGCCATGGCGATGGTGACCCGGGCCAACCGCGACTTCAGCGGATTGGGCGGTCACATCTCCAGCTACGCTTCGGCCGCCACGCTGTACGAAGTCGCCTTCAATCACTTCTTCCGCGGTCGTAACGGCGGCTACGAAGGGGATCAGGTTTACTTCCAAGGTCACGCTTCGCCGGGCATCTACGCTCGCGCCTTTGTCGAAGGTCGCTTGAGCGAAATGAACCTGGAGAACTTCCGCCGCGAACTGCAAGAAGTGCAAGGGCTGTCGTCCTATCCGCATCCGTGGCTGATGCCCGACTTCTGGGAATTCCCGACCGTCTCGATGGGCTTGGGCCCGATCTGCTCGATCTACCAGGCGCGGTTCAACCGCTACATGCAAGATCGCGGCATCAAAAAGACCGACGGCACCCGCGTTTGGGCCTTCCTGGGCGACGGCGAATGCGACGAACCCGAAACCTTGGGCGCCATCAGCCTGGCGGCTCGCGAAGGCTTGAACAACCTGACCTGGATCATCAACTGCAACCTGCAGCGGTTGGACGGTCCGGTTCGCGGTAACGGCAAGATCATCCAAGAACTGGAAGCGGTCTTCCGCGGCGCCGGCTGGAACGTGATCAAAGTGATTTGGGGCGGCGACTGGGACCCGTTGCTCGAAGCCGACAAGAGCGGCCTATTGGTCAAGCGGATGGAAGAAGTGGTCGACGGTCAGTACCAGAAGTACGTCGTCATGCCAGGCTCGTACATCCGCGAGCACTTCTTCGGCAAGTACCCGGAACTGCTCGAGCTGGTCAAGTCCTACTCGGACGAACGCCTGGAGAAGATGCTCCGCGGCGGTCACGATCCGGCCAAGGTGTACGCCGCCTACCAGGCCGCCGTCGAATGCACCACCAAGCCGACCGTGATCCTCGCCAAGACGGTCAAAGGTTACGGCTTGGGCGAAGCAGGCGAAGGCCGCAACGTCACCCACAATCAAAAGAAGCTGAACGAAAAAGAGCTGGCCGATTTCCGCAACCGGTTCAGCATTCCGATCTCGGACGAAGAAGTGGTCAAAGCTCCGTTCTATCGTCCGCCGGAAGATAGCGCCGAGATGAAGTACCTGGTCAAGCGTCGCGAAGCGCTGGGCGGTTATATGCCGACGCGTCCGACCGACAGCCCGAAGACCGAAGTTCCGGTTCTGGCCGACTACCAAGAATTCTTGGGCGATAGCGGCGGTAAAGAACTGTCGACCACGATGGGCTTCGTCCGCTTGCTCAGCAAGCTGGTCAAAGACAAGACGATGGGCAAGAACATCGTGCCGATCGTGCCGGATGAATCGCGGACCTTCGGTATGGAAGGGATGTTCCGCCAGATCGGCATCTACGCGCATGGCGGCCAGCTGTACGAACCGGTCGACTCCGATCAGTTGATGTACTACAAGGAAGCCAAAGACGGTCAGATCCTGGAAGAAGGGATCACCGAAGCGGGCTCGATGTCGTCGTTCATCGCGGCGGGCAACGCCTATTGCCAGCATGGCATCAACATGGTGCCGTTCTTCATCTACTACTCGATGTTCGGCTTCCAGCGGGTCGGCGACCTCATCTGGGCCGCCGCCGATACGCGGGCCAAAGGCTTTTTGATTGGCGGTACCGCCGGTCGCACCACGCTCAATGGCGAAGGTCTGCAGCACCAGGATGGTCATAGCCATCTGAATGCGATCGCCTTCCCGACGGTTCGCTCTTACGATCCGGCCTTCGCTTACGAAACGACCGTGATCATCTTCGACGGTATGAAGAAGATGTACGTCGATGGCGAAACCGCGATGTACTACATCACCGTCGGCAACGAAAACTACGCGATGCCGGCGATGCCCGAAGGCGCCGAAGAAGGGATCGTTCACGGCATCTACAAATTCAACTCGGTCGATTCGGCCAAGGGCAAGAACCGCGTGCAGCTGTTCGGCAGCGGCCCGATCTTGCGTTGCGTCCTGGAAGCGCAGCAGATCCTGGCCAGAAAGTACCAGGTCTCCAGCGACGTCTGGAGCGTCACCAGCTACACCGAGTTGCGTCGCAACGCTCACGCGGTGCAGCGCTGGAACATGTTCCACCCGACCGAAACGCCGAAGAAGTCGTATCTGGAAGAAGTGATGGAAGGGGTCGAAGGACCGTTCATCGCTTCCAGCGACAACGTTCGGGCGTTGCCGGAACAGATCCGCGACTACCTGCCGGGCAACCTCTTGGCTCTCGGCACCGACGGCATGGGCCGTAGCGAAACCCGCGAAGCGCTTCGCCGTCACTTCGAGATCGACGCGGCCTCGGTCGTGATCGCCACCCTGTACCAATTGTTCCGCGAAGGGAAGCTCGACGCCAAAAAGGTCGCCAAGGCGATCAAAGACCTCGACTACGACCCGGAAAAGGTCGACCCCTACTTCGCGTAGGCGGCCGTTCGCGAACTCTCCCTAATATCGATATCGACTCCGCCGGAGCAGCATCATGGCGACAGAAGTTAAATTGCCCGAATTGGGCGATGGCATTGAATCAGGCGACATTCTCTCGGTCTACGTCTCGGAAGGAGACGTCGTCTCGAAGAATCAAAATATTCTCGAACTCGAAACCGACAAAGCGACCGTCGAAATCCCGACCACCGTCGCCGGTAAGGTAACCAAGGTTCATATCTCGGCCGGCGACAGCGTGCCGATCGGCGGAGCGCTCATCTCGGTCGAAGCGTCCGATGGCGCTGCGACCGAATCGAAGCCCGCCCCGGAAGCGCCGAAAGAGGAAGCCCCCAAGGCCGAAGAGCCGAAGAAAGAAGAGCCCGCTCCGAAGGCGGAAGCTCCCAAGCCCGAGCCGCCGAAACCGGCGCCTGCTCCGGCCGCGCCCAAACCGGCCGCTCCGGCCCCCGAACCGGTCGTCGCCTACGAAGCTCCGGCTCCGGTCGCCACCGCGACTTCGACCGAAGGGCTGATCTACGCCGAGGAAGATGACGTTCCGGCTGGTCCGGCGATTCGTCGCTTCGCTCGCGAAGTTGGCGTCGATCTGCGTCGCGTTCAAGGTACCGGCAACAACGGTCGCATCACTCGCGACGACGTCCTGGCGACCGTTCGCAAGCTGAGCCAAGGGGGCGGAACCGCCACTCAGGCCGCGCCTGCCGCAGCTCCGGCCAAGGCCGACAAGCCGGTCACGACCGCAGCCGTCGTGCCGCCGGGCGAGCAGGGCGAAGACGCTTTCGGCCCGGTCCGCATCGAAAAGATGGCGAAGATCCGCAAGACGATCGCCAACCAGATGAGCCTGTCGTGGACGACCGCGCCGCGCGTCACCAACTTTGACGACGCCGACGTCACCGCGCTCGAGACGCTCCGCAAGCAAAGCAAAGACGACTACGCCGAAGCGGGCATCAAGCTGACCTCGATGGCCTTCCTGGTTAAAGCGGTCGCCATCGCCCTGCGTAACAATCCGGCTTTGAACGCCGTGATCGACATGGAAAACGGCCAGGTCATCTACAAGGAATACGTCAACGTCGGCATCGCCGTCGACTCGGAACGTGGCCTGGTGGTGCCGAACATCCGCAGTGCTGATCGCCTGCCGATTCCCGATATCGCCCGCGACGTGATGAAGCTGGCTAACGATGTTCGCACCGGTTCGTTCTCGATGGATCAGATCCGCGGCGGAACCTTCACGATCAGCAACCTGGGCGCGATCGGCGGGACCTACTCGACCCCGATCATCAACGTGCCGGAAGTGGCGATCCTGTTGGTCGGCCGCAGCCGCAAGATGCCGGTCGTCGTCAATGACGAGATCGTGCCGCGGATGATGATGCCGCTCAGCCTGTCGTACGACCATCGCCTGGTCGACGGCGCCACGGCCGCTCGCTTCCTAAACGAAGTGAAGACGCTGCTGGAAGCCCCGAGCCGCCTGTTGTTGGCTCCGTAAGGCTTTGCCGAACGTAAAAAGAACAGCTCGCCCTCGTCGGCGAGCTTTTTTTATGGCAAAGCGGAACGCTAGAGCGTTTTTCTGATAGCAGTAGCGTTTCTGGCGTTGGTGAGGCCAGCTGGTCAAGGCGACCGAAGCAGGCAAATCCTCAAGATTCGTCGATGCAGGTCAACGCCGACCGGCGCGGACGCAACCAGCCAGAACGATACTGATGGAGGAAAACCGCTCTAACGAAGCCGTTCGTGCGTTTCCAGGCGGATGATCGCCTGACGTTCTTGCGGAGCCACAAAGACGATCGCATGGACCGTGATCGATGGATCCCCGTCGACAAAGCGATAGTCGTTGGCCATCTGGACCATGCCGACGGCACAGCCGGGCGAGCCAGGTCCGCGAAAGCCGAGCTTCTCGAGATCTTGCAGGTAGTGCTCGAGCAAGACGGTCGCCATCATCGACTGCGAATCGCCTTGCGGGTGTTGCGCAAGGAATTGCTCGTCGAGATTCAAGATAATGTTGGCGCTTGTGCCGCCGCTCCAGTCGCGCTGCTTGAGGGTATGCTCAATGAAATCACGATCAGGAAAGAGTTGAAGCGTCAGCGCCAAATGTTCGTCGACCGGTAATGCCCGCGTGGTGCCGGGGAGTGGAGCGGCGATTCGTGCAAGTAGATGCTTGTTGACTTCTTCTCGAAGGGCGAAAAAGGAATCACGCGATTTCAGCGATTGGTCGGCCGAGATTAGCGTTACCGAGATAACGACTAACAATGAAGCTAGAACCGCAAGCAGGCTCAGTCGAGATGGTTTCATGATCCTCTGGTTCCGTAGTGTTAAGGTGAATCTGCGCTAATGTCTTCCCGGTTTTCTCGCTTGAAGGCAACATGAAGTTTGACCCGTGATTAGCGGCCCACTTAAATACAGGATACCGCGGCTACAAGCCAATATCGATTAGCGAAATCTCGACGCTTCGCTAGCGGTGATCTTAAGAAACATCGTCGACGGAAAGAAGTTTGACGCGGCGGCGGTTCTTCCGCTAAATTCGGAGATTGTTCTAGCGCCGGCGAGGGGCCCAGCCAGTCGCGTGGTTTCCTTGGTTCAGCAAGCGTGGGAGGATTCCATCGTGTTCCAATCGTTCTCCGTAACCTGTCGACGCCTGTTTGCGGTGGCCGCTGCCTG
This sequence is a window from Blastopirellula retiformator. Protein-coding genes within it:
- a CDS encoding 2-oxo acid dehydrogenase subunit E2, with protein sequence MATEVKLPELGDGIESGDILSVYVSEGDVVSKNQNILELETDKATVEIPTTVAGKVTKVHISAGDSVPIGGALISVEASDGAATESKPAPEAPKEEAPKAEEPKKEEPAPKAEAPKPEPPKPAPAPAAPKPAAPAPEPVVAYEAPAPVATATSTEGLIYAEEDDVPAGPAIRRFAREVGVDLRRVQGTGNNGRITRDDVLATVRKLSQGGGTATQAAPAAAPAKADKPVTTAAVVPPGEQGEDAFGPVRIEKMAKIRKTIANQMSLSWTTAPRVTNFDDADVTALETLRKQSKDDYAEAGIKLTSMAFLVKAVAIALRNNPALNAVIDMENGQVIYKEYVNVGIAVDSERGLVVPNIRSADRLPIPDIARDVMKLANDVRTGSFSMDQIRGGTFTISNLGAIGGTYSTPIINVPEVAILLVGRSRKMPVVVNDEIVPRMMMPLSLSYDHRLVDGATAARFLNEVKTLLEAPSRLLLAP
- the aceE gene encoding pyruvate dehydrogenase (acetyl-transferring), homodimeric type, whose translation is MAEAKLMPAEENILRQNPAAHSQDSDPSETKEWLDSLDYIIESKGGDRVRYLLSALENRAHARGVDLPFAANTPYINTIHSSQQPVYPGNREFERRIKSVIRWNAMAMVTRANRDFSGLGGHISSYASAATLYEVAFNHFFRGRNGGYEGDQVYFQGHASPGIYARAFVEGRLSEMNLENFRRELQEVQGLSSYPHPWLMPDFWEFPTVSMGLGPICSIYQARFNRYMQDRGIKKTDGTRVWAFLGDGECDEPETLGAISLAAREGLNNLTWIINCNLQRLDGPVRGNGKIIQELEAVFRGAGWNVIKVIWGGDWDPLLEADKSGLLVKRMEEVVDGQYQKYVVMPGSYIREHFFGKYPELLELVKSYSDERLEKMLRGGHDPAKVYAAYQAAVECTTKPTVILAKTVKGYGLGEAGEGRNVTHNQKKLNEKELADFRNRFSIPISDEEVVKAPFYRPPEDSAEMKYLVKRREALGGYMPTRPTDSPKTEVPVLADYQEFLGDSGGKELSTTMGFVRLLSKLVKDKTMGKNIVPIVPDESRTFGMEGMFRQIGIYAHGGQLYEPVDSDQLMYYKEAKDGQILEEGITEAGSMSSFIAAGNAYCQHGINMVPFFIYYSMFGFQRVGDLIWAAADTRAKGFLIGGTAGRTTLNGEGLQHQDGHSHLNAIAFPTVRSYDPAFAYETTVIIFDGMKKMYVDGETAMYYITVGNENYAMPAMPEGAEEGIVHGIYKFNSVDSAKGKNRVQLFGSGPILRCVLEAQQILARKYQVSSDVWSVTSYTELRRNAHAVQRWNMFHPTETPKKSYLEEVMEGVEGPFIASSDNVRALPEQIRDYLPGNLLALGTDGMGRSETREALRRHFEIDAASVVIATLYQLFREGKLDAKKVAKAIKDLDYDPEKVDPYFA
- the rpsD gene encoding 30S ribosomal protein S4, yielding MGHYTGPKARINRRLGGVIYENRGAIKAYDRRATPPGMHNRPRRPSNYGAALMEKQKIKHYYGLGERQLRRYFEHAKHMKGNTGEQLLILCERRLDNFVRRAGLALTRPQARQGIVHGHFLVNGAKVDKPSYQLRPGDIVSVRNREKLQVMYRSILGENGSQIAAFASQDQETLSATFDSIPTAEDVSLPVDVNIVVEFMSR
- the lpdA gene encoding dihydrolipoyl dehydrogenase — protein: MSHTQLAVLGGGPGGYAAAFLAADHGMEVTLIEQEPRLGGTCLLRGCIPSKALLHVAKVIDETYELHDEWGVSFGSPQIDLDKLRARKDKVIEQMSGGLKQLAKRRKVNVIQARGKFLDSNTLELTGDSSTIPEGGKLTFDKCVIATGSIAAVPPAFQLDSDRVMDSTGALQLQEVPETMLVIGGGYIGLEMGSVYANLGTQVSVVELTDGLLPGADRNLVKPLQKRIETLFEGRLHLGTKVGSIGIRGDKVEVAFEGPGKFGTEQYDRVLVSIGRWPNTKDIGLENTKVSVDKRGFIGVNGQLQTDDPNLMAIGDVTGNPMLAHKATHEGRTAIEALLGHPVEFKPAAIPAVIFTDPEIAWAGLMEEEAKAAGREVEVVMYPWAASGRAQSLGRSDGMTKWVVDPETKVVLGCGIVGPGAGELIGEAVLAIEMRAEVGDIAASIHPHPTLSETVMNAAEVFFGTATEIYKPKR